One genomic segment of Desulfatirhabdium butyrativorans DSM 18734 includes these proteins:
- the dndD gene encoding DNA sulfur modification protein DndD — protein sequence MILDAIILDNFGAFRGRQEALLTPENDKPIILFGGMNGGGKTTLLDAVQLAFYGPKARLSNRGRLGYREYLRESIHHGSDPREGAGVTVRFRRTIGGEVRRFELQRNWHEEAKGIEESVRVLCNDVIDEVLTEHWEQTIETYLPSGIAHLFFFDGEQIRELAEGDHAAEILGTAVHSLLGLDLVDRLEADLKVFERRKRAEGLDRETAQRFAEARSEFEQIDREIEKAAMQEGVLVNEAGRLGKELRAKEELFRSEGGELYLRRNDLETELNGLRTQKKHLESQFRELVAGPLPLVLVEDLLGEVEKLAQHEAEVKRASLLLDALEARDREILASLRTEKLADEPIQKITRILEIDRCGRVGLAKAPLILDADDSLAPQLAHLRSAVLPAAKQQASDLTAKLAILEEAIARLEDEIARIPAAERIALIQSERDAVSKLHRAKMAELDAVRIRKQALQRQRLVAESKLDKLSEHEMEARFAEDDRKRILKHSQRVRETLERFRIRVVQRHTARIESLMLESFRRLLRKTDLVRDLTINPETFEVTLAGRDGKVLPFDRLSAGERQLLATSLLWGLARASGRPVPTIIDTPLGRLDSSHRRHLINRYFPNASHQVLLLSTDEEIVGSYYVALKPYITRSYLLSHNEATGETKIESGYFNV from the coding sequence ATGATCCTGGATGCAATTATTCTCGACAACTTTGGCGCATTCCGCGGCCGTCAAGAAGCGCTTCTCACACCAGAGAATGATAAACCAATCATTCTCTTCGGTGGGATGAATGGCGGAGGAAAAACGACCTTACTGGACGCTGTGCAACTTGCCTTCTATGGACCGAAGGCACGCTTGTCAAACAGAGGTCGTCTTGGTTATCGAGAGTATCTGCGCGAATCTATCCACCATGGCAGTGACCCACGGGAGGGCGCGGGTGTTACCGTTAGATTCCGTCGTACGATAGGGGGAGAGGTTCGCCGATTTGAGCTGCAGCGCAACTGGCATGAGGAAGCGAAGGGTATCGAGGAATCAGTACGAGTGCTGTGCAACGATGTTATCGATGAGGTCCTTACCGAGCACTGGGAACAAACAATCGAGACATACCTACCCAGCGGCATTGCACACCTATTCTTCTTCGACGGCGAACAGATCAGGGAGCTGGCAGAGGGTGATCACGCAGCAGAGATCCTGGGCACTGCTGTGCATTCACTCCTTGGGCTTGACCTGGTAGATCGGCTTGAAGCCGATTTGAAGGTTTTCGAGCGACGGAAGAGAGCTGAAGGGCTTGACCGAGAAACTGCTCAGAGATTTGCCGAGGCTCGTAGTGAGTTTGAACAGATCGACCGAGAGATTGAAAAAGCCGCCATGCAGGAAGGCGTACTCGTCAATGAAGCCGGTCGACTCGGCAAGGAGCTACGAGCAAAGGAGGAGTTGTTCCGCTCGGAAGGGGGCGAGCTGTACCTGCGCCGCAACGATCTGGAAACTGAGCTGAATGGGTTAAGGACTCAGAAGAAACACCTTGAGTCTCAGTTTCGCGAGTTGGTGGCCGGTCCGCTTCCATTGGTATTGGTAGAAGATCTTCTTGGCGAAGTCGAGAAATTGGCTCAACATGAAGCCGAGGTAAAGCGCGCCAGTCTGTTGCTTGATGCTCTTGAAGCTCGCGACCGTGAGATACTTGCTTCTCTGAGAACTGAAAAGTTGGCCGATGAGCCGATCCAAAAGATTACACGGATACTGGAGATTGACCGCTGCGGTAGGGTTGGCCTGGCCAAGGCCCCTCTCATTTTGGATGCTGATGACAGCTTAGCCCCTCAATTGGCTCATTTAAGATCCGCTGTTCTACCTGCTGCGAAACAACAGGCAAGTGACCTTACCGCCAAGCTTGCGATCTTGGAAGAAGCAATTGCTCGACTGGAGGACGAAATAGCACGCATACCCGCAGCAGAGCGAATAGCCCTAATTCAGAGCGAACGGGATGCAGTCAGTAAACTCCATAGAGCAAAGATGGCGGAACTAGATGCCGTACGCATTCGCAAACAAGCTTTACAGCGACAACGACTTGTGGCAGAGTCCAAACTGGACAAGCTGAGCGAACACGAAATGGAAGCCCGTTTTGCTGAAGATGATCGGAAGCGGATACTTAAACATTCCCAAAGGGTACGTGAAACTCTGGAGCGCTTTCGGATCAGGGTAGTGCAACGCCACACGGCAAGAATTGAATCGCTAATGCTTGAATCTTTCCGCCGGTTACTCCGCAAGACTGACCTCGTCCGGGATCTCACCATAAATCCGGAAACTTTTGAAGTTACCTTAGCTGGTCGTGACGGGAAAGTACTGCCCTTTGATCGTCTTTCTGCAGGAGAGAGGCAGCTCCTCGCCACCTCACTGCTGTGGGGATTGGCTCGCGCCTCCGGCCGGCCAGTTCCCACTATAATTGATACCCCCCTGGGGCGTCTTGATTCCTCCCACCGCCGGCATCTAATAAATCGCTACTTTCCGAATGCTTCCCATCAGGTTCTATTACTATCAACCGATGAAGAGATTGTTGGTTCCTATTATGTCGCTTTGAAGCCTTATATCACCCGATCTTATCTCCTCAGCCATAACGAAGCAACTGGAGAAACAAAGATTGAATCAGGATACTTCAATGTATG
- the dndB gene encoding DNA sulfur modification protein DndB, with protein METQPTITFPVIRGLQARREYFVAMWSLRMLRQISIFDEDELPPELRAQRTLNRARIPEITDYILENPDNYVFSALTVSIDSEVTFEPLPGQEKLGLLRVPMDAHFIINDGQHRRAAIIEALRQRSDLDHETIAVVFFLDIGLERCQQMFADLNRYAIRPSRSLGLLYDHRNDKARLAKLVIMKSDFFRDIVDMEKSSLAKRSRKLFTLSAFYNACADLINGIATGDINKDADIARNYWESLAIHFPSWAQVREGRIPASEIREGYIHSHGIALQALGIAGNSLLKQYPQDWQEHLEGIEKIDWSRSNVDLWEGRAMIGGKVSKVSTNIILTTNVIKQALSLPLNEEQQRVESALNRKVGR; from the coding sequence ATGGAAACACAGCCAACTATCACATTTCCGGTTATTCGAGGCCTCCAGGCACGACGTGAATATTTTGTCGCTATGTGGAGTCTTCGGATGCTTCGACAAATCTCCATTTTTGATGAAGATGAACTCCCTCCAGAACTTCGAGCGCAAAGAACGTTGAATAGGGCACGCATTCCCGAAATTACTGACTACATCCTTGAAAATCCTGATAATTATGTGTTCTCTGCCCTTACGGTGTCAATCGACTCTGAAGTAACTTTCGAACCGCTGCCGGGTCAGGAAAAGTTAGGACTTCTTCGTGTTCCAATGGATGCACACTTCATCATAAATGATGGGCAACATCGCCGAGCTGCAATCATCGAAGCCTTAAGGCAACGATCTGATCTCGATCATGAAACCATTGCAGTGGTATTTTTTCTAGATATCGGACTGGAACGATGTCAGCAAATGTTTGCAGACTTAAACCGGTACGCTATCCGCCCCAGCCGCTCCTTGGGGCTGCTTTATGATCACCGAAATGATAAAGCCAGATTGGCCAAGCTTGTGATTATGAAGTCCGATTTTTTTCGTGATATTGTCGATATGGAAAAATCCTCACTTGCCAAACGCTCCCGTAAACTCTTTACGCTCTCAGCCTTTTACAACGCTTGTGCAGACCTCATCAATGGAATTGCAACAGGCGACATTAACAAAGATGCCGACATTGCCCGAAATTACTGGGAATCACTGGCTATACACTTCCCATCGTGGGCACAAGTTCGCGAAGGCCGAATACCGGCAAGCGAGATACGAGAGGGTTACATTCATTCTCACGGGATCGCCCTCCAGGCACTCGGAATAGCAGGCAATTCCCTGCTCAAACAATATCCCCAGGACTGGCAGGAGCATTTAGAAGGTATTGAAAAGATAGACTGGTCTCGTTCCAATGTCGATCTCTGGGAAGGTCGCGCCATGATTGGGGGTAAGGTTTCTAAAGTCAGCACCAACATCATTCTTACCACCAACGTCATTAAACAGGCGCTTTCACTACCCCTCAATGAAGAACAGCAGAGGGTGGAATCCGCCTTAAACCGGAAGGTGGGGCGATAA
- the dndC gene encoding DNA phosphorothioation system sulfurtransferase DndC: MKASLMNRPTTISDDFTPYPKPFPKELNRSAERMPRTKPCETHVSAFNSLGFEATIQLLYEEIRNLYTADNIPWIIGYSGGKDSTATLQLVWTAIEGLPLEQRRKNIYVISTDTLVENPIVASRVEKSLSVMRNSACKQEVPFIPLRLTPTVIDSFWVNLLGRGYPAPRHKFRWCTYRLKIKPSNNFINSIVTENGEAILVLGTRKAESAMRAANMLKHEKYRTRNRLSPNSSLHGSQVYTPIEDWSNDDVWFFLLHVNNPWGIDNYDLLEMYAEATEDGECPFVLDDSTPSCGNSRFGCWVCTLVESDKSMISMIQNDAEKEWMAPLLEFRNTIDFRKNRNGEFSENADRHLRDFRRLTGYVQMMANGKEIPGPYIQKVRENWLHRLLLAQKQIRNNRDAPPEVRTIELITLEELQEIRRIWVVDKHEIEDSLPRIYREATGEDYPGRPLDDNLVLGEMEMRELEEICEGDRLHYELTRELLSLTRQRRSTARRAGLFQEIERSFNRHFYDDREDALTRAQKITDERKRRQDEIKLLATRCVAEDPARLEIEG; encoded by the coding sequence ATGAAAGCTTCCTTAATGAACAGACCAACAACAATATCAGATGATTTTACGCCCTACCCAAAGCCCTTTCCCAAAGAACTAAACCGAAGCGCTGAGAGAATGCCGCGTACAAAGCCATGTGAAACACATGTTTCAGCTTTTAACAGCTTGGGTTTCGAGGCAACAATCCAGTTACTGTATGAGGAAATCCGTAACCTCTACACCGCCGACAACATTCCCTGGATTATCGGCTACTCTGGGGGCAAAGATTCTACCGCCACTCTTCAGCTTGTCTGGACCGCAATTGAAGGCCTCCCTCTTGAACAACGCAGGAAGAATATATATGTGATTTCCACTGATACTCTTGTAGAAAACCCGATCGTTGCTTCAAGGGTTGAGAAATCTCTATCTGTAATGAGAAATTCTGCATGTAAGCAGGAAGTCCCCTTCATACCGCTTCGGTTGACCCCAACTGTAATAGACTCTTTCTGGGTCAACCTTCTTGGTCGAGGCTATCCGGCACCCCGGCATAAATTCCGGTGGTGCACTTACCGTTTGAAAATCAAACCTTCGAATAATTTCATCAACAGTATCGTAACAGAAAATGGAGAAGCCATCTTAGTTTTAGGCACAAGAAAAGCGGAAAGCGCAATGCGCGCTGCAAATATGTTGAAACATGAAAAATACCGTACGCGCAATAGGTTAAGCCCAAATTCAAGCCTGCATGGTTCACAAGTCTATACACCAATAGAAGATTGGTCAAATGATGACGTTTGGTTCTTCCTTTTACATGTAAACAACCCATGGGGAATTGATAACTATGATTTGCTTGAGATGTATGCTGAAGCCACAGAAGATGGGGAATGTCCATTTGTTTTAGACGATTCTACGCCAAGCTGTGGGAACTCCCGTTTTGGGTGCTGGGTATGCACCCTGGTCGAATCTGATAAGTCCATGATTTCAATGATCCAGAACGATGCAGAGAAAGAGTGGATGGCGCCTCTTCTCGAATTTCGTAATACAATTGATTTTCGTAAAAATAGAAACGGAGAGTTCTCAGAAAATGCTGATCGGCATCTACGGGATTTTCGCCGTTTAACTGGCTATGTTCAAATGATGGCTAATGGGAAGGAAATTCCAGGTCCATACATACAGAAAGTTAGGGAAAATTGGCTGCACCGTTTGTTGCTTGCCCAAAAACAAATTCGTAATAATCGCGATGCTCCACCCGAAGTGAGAACGATCGAATTGATTACACTTGAGGAGTTGCAGGAGATCAGGCGAATCTGGGTCGTGGACAAGCACGAGATAGAAGACTCTTTGCCTCGCATTTATCGCGAAGCAACCGGCGAGGACTACCCAGGGCGGCCCTTAGATGACAACCTCGTGCTGGGTGAAATGGAGATGCGTGAACTCGAGGAAATTTGCGAGGGAGATCGATTGCACTATGAGCTCACCCGTGAACTTCTGAGTCTGACTCGGCAACGGCGCTCAACAGCTCGTCGGGCTGGGCTTTTTCAAGAGATTGAGAGATCCTTTAACCGCCACTTTTACGATGACCGAGAAGATGCATTAACCCGAGCACAAAAGATCACAGACGAACGTAAACGAAGGCAAGATGAAATTAAGCTCCTCGCTACGCGCTGCGTTGCTGAAGATCCTGCACGATTGGAAATCGAAGGATGA